From Marmota flaviventris isolate mMarFla1 chromosome X, mMarFla1.hap1, whole genome shotgun sequence, the proteins below share one genomic window:
- the Stard8 gene encoding stAR-related lipid transfer protein 8 isoform X2 — protein MQARKNAETEAKQACEWLRATGFPQYAQLFEEGSFPLDIGSVKKDHSFLDEDSLGALCRRLMTLNNCASMKLEVHFQCKQNEDSEEEEQCTISTHWAFQPESKRWSRVGSSDLLAPPSPSLPVTSSCESVLTELSATSLPAITVSLPPEPVHLPLVDHVPSTNDLTLLSPTQGQKVPQEKSKKQRSRSFLKHLESLRRKEKGDSRQTGPERSPTTSERAPKASSFRSCRGFLSAGFYRAKNWASTSGSGSNGGTREVWPVATYRHPQQVHRGNYLVHVPGDHKPGTFPRSLSIESLCPEDGHRLADWQPARRWGYEGRRGSCGSTGSHASTYDNMPELYPAEPILARAEPEDEEEGGGSYAHLDDILQHVWGLQQRVELWSQAMYPELEPGDKEEEEEEEEEEEATSSVEIATAEVKGQAETMAQAETPTLGESLSWVQAKVQPVGPAQAPDEVESLAQVEAEAPAWVQDSEQEVNSGGEPTSASSLSVEGHSISDTGASSTELDSSGNSTNETEAAGSLVGLQAPVPRERRDSGVGASLTRPCRKLRWHSFQNSHRPSLNSESLEINRQFAGQINLLHKGSLLRLTAFMEKYTVPHKQGWVWSMPKFMKRNKTPDYKGQHVFGVPPLIHVQRTGQPLPQSIQQAMRYLRSQCLDQVGIFRKSGVKSRIQNLRQMNESSPDNVCYEGQSAYDVADLLKQYFRDLPEPIFTSKLTTTFLQIYQLLPKDQWLAAAQAATLLLPDENREVLQTLLYFLSDIASAEENQMTAGNLAVCLAPSIFHLNVSKKDSPSPRIKSKRSLVGRPGPRDLSENMAATQGLSHMISDCKKLFQVPQDMVVQLCGSYSAAELSPPGPALAELRRAQAAGVSLSLYMEESVQELLRDAAERFKGWVSVPGPQRTELACRKAPDGHPLRMWKASTEVAAPPAVVLHRVLRERALWDEDLLRAQVLEALMPGVELYHYVTDSMAPHPCRDFVVLRMWRSDLPRGGCLLVSQSLDPEQPVPESGVRALMLTSQYLMEPCGLGRSRLTYICRADLRGRSPDWYNKVFGHLCAMEVAKIRDSFPMLQAAGPETKL, from the exons AAACTGAGGCCAAACAAGCATGTGAATGGCTCCGAGCGACAGGATTCCCTCAGTATGCTCAGCTTTTTGAAG AAGGCTCGTTTCCCCTGGATATTGGCTCTGTGAAGAAGGACCACAGTTTTCTGGACGAGGACTCTCTGGGGGCCCTGTGCAG GAGGCTGATGACCTTGAATAATTGTGCCTCGATGAAACTGGAGGTTCATTTTCAATGCAAGCAG AATGAAGACTCAGAAGAGGAAGAGCAGTGCACCATCAGCACTCATTGGGCCTTTCAGCCAGAAAGCAAGCGGTGGTCACGCGTGGGTTCCTCTGACCTACTGGCTCCACCGAGCCCTAGCCTTCCAGTGACCTCAAGCTGTGAGAGTGTCCTCACTGAACTTAGCGCCACCTCCCTGCCAGCCATCACTGTGAGCCTGCCACCCGAGCCAGTGCACCTGCCTTTGGTAGACCATGTCCCTAGCACTAATGACCTGACCCTCCTCAGCCCCACCCAGGGCCAGAAGGTTCCCCAGGAGAAAAGCAAGAAACAACGTTCCCGAAGCTTTCTCAAGCACCTTGAGTCTCTGAGGCGGAAGGAAAAGGGTGACAGCCGGCAAACAGGGCCTGAGCGTAGCCCCACCACTTCAGAGAGGGCCCCCAAAGCCTCATCTTTCCGCAGTTGCCGTGGCTTCCTCTCAGCTGGATTTTATAGGGCCAAGAACTGGGCATCCACCTCAGGTAGTGGCAGTAATGGTGGGACTCGAGAGGTTTGGCCTGTGGCCACATACCGGCATCCTCAGCAGGTACACCGGGGTAACTACCTGGTGCATGTGCCTGGGGACCATAAACCAGGCACATTCCCTCGCTCTCTGTCCATTGAGAGCCTGTGTCCAGAGGATGGACACCGCCTGGCAGACTGGCAGCCAGCTAGGCGCTGGGGCTATGAAGGCCGCCGGGGTTCCTGTGGCTCAACAGGCAGCCATGCCAGCACCTATGACAACATGCCTGAGCTGTACCCAGCTGAGCCTATACTGGCTAGGGCCGAGCCTGAAGATGAGGAGGAAGGTGGGGGCAGCTATGCCCACCTGGATGACATCCTCCAGCATGTGTGGGGGCTGCAGCAACGGGTTGAGCTCTGGTCCCAGGCCATGTACCCAGAACTGGAGCCTGGAgataaggaagaggaagaggaggaagaagaagaggaggaggctaCTTCATCAGTAGAAATAGCCACAGCTGAAGTCAAAGGACAGGCTGAGACTATGGCCCAGGCAGAAACTCCAACCCTTGGAGAGTCCCTCTCCTGGGTCCAGGCCAAAGTCCAGCCAGTAGGACCAGCTCAGGCCCCAGATGAGGTCGAATCATTGGCACAGGTAGAAGCTGAGGCCCCAGCCTGGGTCCAGGACAGTGAGCAAGAGGTGAACTCAGGTGGGGAACCCACCTCTGCTTCCAGTCTGTCTGTAGAAGGACACTCCATTTCTGACACTGGGGCCTCTTCCACTGAACTTGATAGTAGTGGGAACTCCACGAATGAGACGGAGGCTGCAGGGTCTCTGGTGGGACTCCAGGCACCAGTGCCCCGTGAACGGCGTGATTCAGGCGTTGGGGCCTCACTTACCAGACCCTGCAG GAAGCTCCGTTGGCACAGCTTCCAGAATTCCCACCGGCCCAGCCTCAACTCGGAGTCGCTGGAGATCAATAGGCAGTTTGCCGGCCAGATCAACCTCCTGCACAAGGGCTCACTGTTGCGGCTCACTGCCTTCATGGAGAAGTACACTGTGCCCCACAAACAAGGCTGGGTCTG GTCAATGCCCAAGTTCATGAAAAGGAATAAGACGCCAGACTATAAGGGACAGCATGTATTTGGGGTACCACCCCTTATCCACGTGCAGCGCACAGGCCAGCCCCTGCCACAAAGTATTCAGCAAGCTATGCGCTACTTGCGCAGCCAGTGCCTGGACCAG GTGGGCATCTTCCGCAAGTCTGGGGTCAAATCCAGGATCCAGAACCTGCGCCAAATGAACGAGAGCTCCCCTGACAATGTCTGCTATGAGGGCCAGTCTGCTTATGATGTCGCTGACCTCCTGAAGCAATATTTCCGGGATCTGCCTGAGCCCATCTTCACCAGCAAGCTCACCACCACTTTCCTGCAGATCTATCAGC TCCTCCCCAAGGATCAGTGGTTGGCAGCAGCACAAGCTGCCACCTTGCTGCTCCCCGATGAGAACCGAGAAGTGCTACAGACACTGCTTTACTTCCTAAGTGACATTGCCTCGGCCGAGGAAAATCAGATGACAGCTGGCAACCTGGCAGTGTGCCTGGCACCCTCCATCTTCCACCTCAACGTCTCCAAAAAGGATAGCCCCTCACCCAG gaTCAAGAGCAAACGTAGCCTGGTTGGTCGGCCAGGTCCTAGGGACCTGAGTGAAAATATGGCTGCCACCCAGGGCCTATCACACATGATCAGTGACTGCAAGAAACTTTTCCAA GTGCCCCAGGACATGGTGGTGCAACTGTGTGGCTCCTACAGTGCAGCTGAGCTTAGCCCTCCCGGCCCAGCCCTGGCTGAGCTCCGTCGAGCTCAGGCCGCAGGAGTGAGCCTGAGCCTCTACATGGAGGAGAGTGTGCAGGAGCTGCTGCGGGATGCTGCTGAGCGCTTCAAGGGCTGGGTGAGCGTGCCAGGACCCCAGCGCACAGAACTGGCTTGCAGGAAG GCACCAGACGGGCACCCGTTACGTATGTGGAAGGCGTCCACAGAGGTGGCAGCCCCTCCAGCTGTAGTGCTACATCGTGTCCTACGGGAGCGGGCCCTTTGGGATGAGGACCTACTTCGAGCCCAGGTGCTGGAAGCCTTGATGCCAGGGGTGGAGCTGTACCACTACGTCACCGACAGCATGGCACCCCATCCTTGCCGTGACTTCGTGGTGCTCCG AATGTGGCGCTCTGACCTGCCTCGTGGGGGCTGCCTGCTTGTCTCCCAGTCCCTGGATCCTGAACAACCTGTGCCGGAGTCAGGGGTGCGGGCTCTCATGCTCACCTCCCAGTACCTCATGGAACCTTGTGGCCTGGGACGCTCGCGCCTCACTTACATCTGCCGTGCTGACCTCAG GGGCCGTTCTCCTGACTGGTACAACAAAGTCTTTGGGCACCTCTGTGCTATGGAAGTGGCAAAGATCCGGGATTCCTTCCCCATGCTGCAGGCAGCTGGCCCTGAGACAAAGTTGTGA
- the Stard8 gene encoding stAR-related lipid transfer protein 8 isoform X3 — protein sequence MTLNNCASMKLEVHFQCKQNEDSEEEEQCTISTHWAFQPESKRWSRVGSSDLLAPPSPSLPVTSSCESVLTELSATSLPAITVSLPPEPVHLPLVDHVPSTNDLTLLSPTQGQKVPQEKSKKQRSRSFLKHLESLRRKEKGDSRQTGPERSPTTSERAPKASSFRSCRGFLSAGFYRAKNWASTSGSGSNGGTREVWPVATYRHPQQVHRGNYLVHVPGDHKPGTFPRSLSIESLCPEDGHRLADWQPARRWGYEGRRGSCGSTGSHASTYDNMPELYPAEPILARAEPEDEEEGGGSYAHLDDILQHVWGLQQRVELWSQAMYPELEPGDKEEEEEEEEEEEATSSVEIATAEVKGQAETMAQAETPTLGESLSWVQAKVQPVGPAQAPDEVESLAQVEAEAPAWVQDSEQEVNSGGEPTSASSLSVEGHSISDTGASSTELDSSGNSTNETEAAGSLVGLQAPVPRERRDSGVGASLTRPCRKLRWHSFQNSHRPSLNSESLEINRQFAGQINLLHKGSLLRLTAFMEKYTVPHKQGWVWSMPKFMKRNKTPDYKGQHVFGVPPLIHVQRTGQPLPQSIQQAMRYLRSQCLDQVGIFRKSGVKSRIQNLRQMNESSPDNVCYEGQSAYDVADLLKQYFRDLPEPIFTSKLTTTFLQIYQLLPKDQWLAAAQAATLLLPDENREVLQTLLYFLSDIASAEENQMTAGNLAVCLAPSIFHLNVSKKDSPSPRIKSKRSLVGRPGPRDLSENMAATQGLSHMISDCKKLFQVPQDMVVQLCGSYSAAELSPPGPALAELRRAQAAGVSLSLYMEESVQELLRDAAERFKGWVSVPGPQRTELACRKAPDGHPLRMWKASTEVAAPPAVVLHRVLRERALWDEDLLRAQVLEALMPGVELYHYVTDSMAPHPCRDFVVLRMWRSDLPRGGCLLVSQSLDPEQPVPESGVRALMLTSQYLMEPCGLGRSRLTYICRADLRGRSPDWYNKVFGHLCAMEVAKIRDSFPMLQAAGPETKL from the exons ATGACCTTGAATAATTGTGCCTCGATGAAACTGGAGGTTCATTTTCAATGCAAGCAG AATGAAGACTCAGAAGAGGAAGAGCAGTGCACCATCAGCACTCATTGGGCCTTTCAGCCAGAAAGCAAGCGGTGGTCACGCGTGGGTTCCTCTGACCTACTGGCTCCACCGAGCCCTAGCCTTCCAGTGACCTCAAGCTGTGAGAGTGTCCTCACTGAACTTAGCGCCACCTCCCTGCCAGCCATCACTGTGAGCCTGCCACCCGAGCCAGTGCACCTGCCTTTGGTAGACCATGTCCCTAGCACTAATGACCTGACCCTCCTCAGCCCCACCCAGGGCCAGAAGGTTCCCCAGGAGAAAAGCAAGAAACAACGTTCCCGAAGCTTTCTCAAGCACCTTGAGTCTCTGAGGCGGAAGGAAAAGGGTGACAGCCGGCAAACAGGGCCTGAGCGTAGCCCCACCACTTCAGAGAGGGCCCCCAAAGCCTCATCTTTCCGCAGTTGCCGTGGCTTCCTCTCAGCTGGATTTTATAGGGCCAAGAACTGGGCATCCACCTCAGGTAGTGGCAGTAATGGTGGGACTCGAGAGGTTTGGCCTGTGGCCACATACCGGCATCCTCAGCAGGTACACCGGGGTAACTACCTGGTGCATGTGCCTGGGGACCATAAACCAGGCACATTCCCTCGCTCTCTGTCCATTGAGAGCCTGTGTCCAGAGGATGGACACCGCCTGGCAGACTGGCAGCCAGCTAGGCGCTGGGGCTATGAAGGCCGCCGGGGTTCCTGTGGCTCAACAGGCAGCCATGCCAGCACCTATGACAACATGCCTGAGCTGTACCCAGCTGAGCCTATACTGGCTAGGGCCGAGCCTGAAGATGAGGAGGAAGGTGGGGGCAGCTATGCCCACCTGGATGACATCCTCCAGCATGTGTGGGGGCTGCAGCAACGGGTTGAGCTCTGGTCCCAGGCCATGTACCCAGAACTGGAGCCTGGAgataaggaagaggaagaggaggaagaagaagaggaggaggctaCTTCATCAGTAGAAATAGCCACAGCTGAAGTCAAAGGACAGGCTGAGACTATGGCCCAGGCAGAAACTCCAACCCTTGGAGAGTCCCTCTCCTGGGTCCAGGCCAAAGTCCAGCCAGTAGGACCAGCTCAGGCCCCAGATGAGGTCGAATCATTGGCACAGGTAGAAGCTGAGGCCCCAGCCTGGGTCCAGGACAGTGAGCAAGAGGTGAACTCAGGTGGGGAACCCACCTCTGCTTCCAGTCTGTCTGTAGAAGGACACTCCATTTCTGACACTGGGGCCTCTTCCACTGAACTTGATAGTAGTGGGAACTCCACGAATGAGACGGAGGCTGCAGGGTCTCTGGTGGGACTCCAGGCACCAGTGCCCCGTGAACGGCGTGATTCAGGCGTTGGGGCCTCACTTACCAGACCCTGCAG GAAGCTCCGTTGGCACAGCTTCCAGAATTCCCACCGGCCCAGCCTCAACTCGGAGTCGCTGGAGATCAATAGGCAGTTTGCCGGCCAGATCAACCTCCTGCACAAGGGCTCACTGTTGCGGCTCACTGCCTTCATGGAGAAGTACACTGTGCCCCACAAACAAGGCTGGGTCTG GTCAATGCCCAAGTTCATGAAAAGGAATAAGACGCCAGACTATAAGGGACAGCATGTATTTGGGGTACCACCCCTTATCCACGTGCAGCGCACAGGCCAGCCCCTGCCACAAAGTATTCAGCAAGCTATGCGCTACTTGCGCAGCCAGTGCCTGGACCAG GTGGGCATCTTCCGCAAGTCTGGGGTCAAATCCAGGATCCAGAACCTGCGCCAAATGAACGAGAGCTCCCCTGACAATGTCTGCTATGAGGGCCAGTCTGCTTATGATGTCGCTGACCTCCTGAAGCAATATTTCCGGGATCTGCCTGAGCCCATCTTCACCAGCAAGCTCACCACCACTTTCCTGCAGATCTATCAGC TCCTCCCCAAGGATCAGTGGTTGGCAGCAGCACAAGCTGCCACCTTGCTGCTCCCCGATGAGAACCGAGAAGTGCTACAGACACTGCTTTACTTCCTAAGTGACATTGCCTCGGCCGAGGAAAATCAGATGACAGCTGGCAACCTGGCAGTGTGCCTGGCACCCTCCATCTTCCACCTCAACGTCTCCAAAAAGGATAGCCCCTCACCCAG gaTCAAGAGCAAACGTAGCCTGGTTGGTCGGCCAGGTCCTAGGGACCTGAGTGAAAATATGGCTGCCACCCAGGGCCTATCACACATGATCAGTGACTGCAAGAAACTTTTCCAA GTGCCCCAGGACATGGTGGTGCAACTGTGTGGCTCCTACAGTGCAGCTGAGCTTAGCCCTCCCGGCCCAGCCCTGGCTGAGCTCCGTCGAGCTCAGGCCGCAGGAGTGAGCCTGAGCCTCTACATGGAGGAGAGTGTGCAGGAGCTGCTGCGGGATGCTGCTGAGCGCTTCAAGGGCTGGGTGAGCGTGCCAGGACCCCAGCGCACAGAACTGGCTTGCAGGAAG GCACCAGACGGGCACCCGTTACGTATGTGGAAGGCGTCCACAGAGGTGGCAGCCCCTCCAGCTGTAGTGCTACATCGTGTCCTACGGGAGCGGGCCCTTTGGGATGAGGACCTACTTCGAGCCCAGGTGCTGGAAGCCTTGATGCCAGGGGTGGAGCTGTACCACTACGTCACCGACAGCATGGCACCCCATCCTTGCCGTGACTTCGTGGTGCTCCG AATGTGGCGCTCTGACCTGCCTCGTGGGGGCTGCCTGCTTGTCTCCCAGTCCCTGGATCCTGAACAACCTGTGCCGGAGTCAGGGGTGCGGGCTCTCATGCTCACCTCCCAGTACCTCATGGAACCTTGTGGCCTGGGACGCTCGCGCCTCACTTACATCTGCCGTGCTGACCTCAG GGGCCGTTCTCCTGACTGGTACAACAAAGTCTTTGGGCACCTCTGTGCTATGGAAGTGGCAAAGATCCGGGATTCCTTCCCCATGCTGCAGGCAGCTGGCCCTGAGACAAAGTTGTGA
- the Stard8 gene encoding stAR-related lipid transfer protein 8 isoform X1, whose amino-acid sequence MAGARGWGPALWLPKPRTWTLRGVKGTRCDLPRWNPETEAKQACEWLRATGFPQYAQLFEEGSFPLDIGSVKKDHSFLDEDSLGALCRRLMTLNNCASMKLEVHFQCKQNEDSEEEEQCTISTHWAFQPESKRWSRVGSSDLLAPPSPSLPVTSSCESVLTELSATSLPAITVSLPPEPVHLPLVDHVPSTNDLTLLSPTQGQKVPQEKSKKQRSRSFLKHLESLRRKEKGDSRQTGPERSPTTSERAPKASSFRSCRGFLSAGFYRAKNWASTSGSGSNGGTREVWPVATYRHPQQVHRGNYLVHVPGDHKPGTFPRSLSIESLCPEDGHRLADWQPARRWGYEGRRGSCGSTGSHASTYDNMPELYPAEPILARAEPEDEEEGGGSYAHLDDILQHVWGLQQRVELWSQAMYPELEPGDKEEEEEEEEEEEATSSVEIATAEVKGQAETMAQAETPTLGESLSWVQAKVQPVGPAQAPDEVESLAQVEAEAPAWVQDSEQEVNSGGEPTSASSLSVEGHSISDTGASSTELDSSGNSTNETEAAGSLVGLQAPVPRERRDSGVGASLTRPCRKLRWHSFQNSHRPSLNSESLEINRQFAGQINLLHKGSLLRLTAFMEKYTVPHKQGWVWSMPKFMKRNKTPDYKGQHVFGVPPLIHVQRTGQPLPQSIQQAMRYLRSQCLDQVGIFRKSGVKSRIQNLRQMNESSPDNVCYEGQSAYDVADLLKQYFRDLPEPIFTSKLTTTFLQIYQLLPKDQWLAAAQAATLLLPDENREVLQTLLYFLSDIASAEENQMTAGNLAVCLAPSIFHLNVSKKDSPSPRIKSKRSLVGRPGPRDLSENMAATQGLSHMISDCKKLFQVPQDMVVQLCGSYSAAELSPPGPALAELRRAQAAGVSLSLYMEESVQELLRDAAERFKGWVSVPGPQRTELACRKAPDGHPLRMWKASTEVAAPPAVVLHRVLRERALWDEDLLRAQVLEALMPGVELYHYVTDSMAPHPCRDFVVLRMWRSDLPRGGCLLVSQSLDPEQPVPESGVRALMLTSQYLMEPCGLGRSRLTYICRADLRGRSPDWYNKVFGHLCAMEVAKIRDSFPMLQAAGPETKL is encoded by the exons AAACTGAGGCCAAACAAGCATGTGAATGGCTCCGAGCGACAGGATTCCCTCAGTATGCTCAGCTTTTTGAAG AAGGCTCGTTTCCCCTGGATATTGGCTCTGTGAAGAAGGACCACAGTTTTCTGGACGAGGACTCTCTGGGGGCCCTGTGCAG GAGGCTGATGACCTTGAATAATTGTGCCTCGATGAAACTGGAGGTTCATTTTCAATGCAAGCAG AATGAAGACTCAGAAGAGGAAGAGCAGTGCACCATCAGCACTCATTGGGCCTTTCAGCCAGAAAGCAAGCGGTGGTCACGCGTGGGTTCCTCTGACCTACTGGCTCCACCGAGCCCTAGCCTTCCAGTGACCTCAAGCTGTGAGAGTGTCCTCACTGAACTTAGCGCCACCTCCCTGCCAGCCATCACTGTGAGCCTGCCACCCGAGCCAGTGCACCTGCCTTTGGTAGACCATGTCCCTAGCACTAATGACCTGACCCTCCTCAGCCCCACCCAGGGCCAGAAGGTTCCCCAGGAGAAAAGCAAGAAACAACGTTCCCGAAGCTTTCTCAAGCACCTTGAGTCTCTGAGGCGGAAGGAAAAGGGTGACAGCCGGCAAACAGGGCCTGAGCGTAGCCCCACCACTTCAGAGAGGGCCCCCAAAGCCTCATCTTTCCGCAGTTGCCGTGGCTTCCTCTCAGCTGGATTTTATAGGGCCAAGAACTGGGCATCCACCTCAGGTAGTGGCAGTAATGGTGGGACTCGAGAGGTTTGGCCTGTGGCCACATACCGGCATCCTCAGCAGGTACACCGGGGTAACTACCTGGTGCATGTGCCTGGGGACCATAAACCAGGCACATTCCCTCGCTCTCTGTCCATTGAGAGCCTGTGTCCAGAGGATGGACACCGCCTGGCAGACTGGCAGCCAGCTAGGCGCTGGGGCTATGAAGGCCGCCGGGGTTCCTGTGGCTCAACAGGCAGCCATGCCAGCACCTATGACAACATGCCTGAGCTGTACCCAGCTGAGCCTATACTGGCTAGGGCCGAGCCTGAAGATGAGGAGGAAGGTGGGGGCAGCTATGCCCACCTGGATGACATCCTCCAGCATGTGTGGGGGCTGCAGCAACGGGTTGAGCTCTGGTCCCAGGCCATGTACCCAGAACTGGAGCCTGGAgataaggaagaggaagaggaggaagaagaagaggaggaggctaCTTCATCAGTAGAAATAGCCACAGCTGAAGTCAAAGGACAGGCTGAGACTATGGCCCAGGCAGAAACTCCAACCCTTGGAGAGTCCCTCTCCTGGGTCCAGGCCAAAGTCCAGCCAGTAGGACCAGCTCAGGCCCCAGATGAGGTCGAATCATTGGCACAGGTAGAAGCTGAGGCCCCAGCCTGGGTCCAGGACAGTGAGCAAGAGGTGAACTCAGGTGGGGAACCCACCTCTGCTTCCAGTCTGTCTGTAGAAGGACACTCCATTTCTGACACTGGGGCCTCTTCCACTGAACTTGATAGTAGTGGGAACTCCACGAATGAGACGGAGGCTGCAGGGTCTCTGGTGGGACTCCAGGCACCAGTGCCCCGTGAACGGCGTGATTCAGGCGTTGGGGCCTCACTTACCAGACCCTGCAG GAAGCTCCGTTGGCACAGCTTCCAGAATTCCCACCGGCCCAGCCTCAACTCGGAGTCGCTGGAGATCAATAGGCAGTTTGCCGGCCAGATCAACCTCCTGCACAAGGGCTCACTGTTGCGGCTCACTGCCTTCATGGAGAAGTACACTGTGCCCCACAAACAAGGCTGGGTCTG GTCAATGCCCAAGTTCATGAAAAGGAATAAGACGCCAGACTATAAGGGACAGCATGTATTTGGGGTACCACCCCTTATCCACGTGCAGCGCACAGGCCAGCCCCTGCCACAAAGTATTCAGCAAGCTATGCGCTACTTGCGCAGCCAGTGCCTGGACCAG GTGGGCATCTTCCGCAAGTCTGGGGTCAAATCCAGGATCCAGAACCTGCGCCAAATGAACGAGAGCTCCCCTGACAATGTCTGCTATGAGGGCCAGTCTGCTTATGATGTCGCTGACCTCCTGAAGCAATATTTCCGGGATCTGCCTGAGCCCATCTTCACCAGCAAGCTCACCACCACTTTCCTGCAGATCTATCAGC TCCTCCCCAAGGATCAGTGGTTGGCAGCAGCACAAGCTGCCACCTTGCTGCTCCCCGATGAGAACCGAGAAGTGCTACAGACACTGCTTTACTTCCTAAGTGACATTGCCTCGGCCGAGGAAAATCAGATGACAGCTGGCAACCTGGCAGTGTGCCTGGCACCCTCCATCTTCCACCTCAACGTCTCCAAAAAGGATAGCCCCTCACCCAG gaTCAAGAGCAAACGTAGCCTGGTTGGTCGGCCAGGTCCTAGGGACCTGAGTGAAAATATGGCTGCCACCCAGGGCCTATCACACATGATCAGTGACTGCAAGAAACTTTTCCAA GTGCCCCAGGACATGGTGGTGCAACTGTGTGGCTCCTACAGTGCAGCTGAGCTTAGCCCTCCCGGCCCAGCCCTGGCTGAGCTCCGTCGAGCTCAGGCCGCAGGAGTGAGCCTGAGCCTCTACATGGAGGAGAGTGTGCAGGAGCTGCTGCGGGATGCTGCTGAGCGCTTCAAGGGCTGGGTGAGCGTGCCAGGACCCCAGCGCACAGAACTGGCTTGCAGGAAG GCACCAGACGGGCACCCGTTACGTATGTGGAAGGCGTCCACAGAGGTGGCAGCCCCTCCAGCTGTAGTGCTACATCGTGTCCTACGGGAGCGGGCCCTTTGGGATGAGGACCTACTTCGAGCCCAGGTGCTGGAAGCCTTGATGCCAGGGGTGGAGCTGTACCACTACGTCACCGACAGCATGGCACCCCATCCTTGCCGTGACTTCGTGGTGCTCCG AATGTGGCGCTCTGACCTGCCTCGTGGGGGCTGCCTGCTTGTCTCCCAGTCCCTGGATCCTGAACAACCTGTGCCGGAGTCAGGGGTGCGGGCTCTCATGCTCACCTCCCAGTACCTCATGGAACCTTGTGGCCTGGGACGCTCGCGCCTCACTTACATCTGCCGTGCTGACCTCAG GGGCCGTTCTCCTGACTGGTACAACAAAGTCTTTGGGCACCTCTGTGCTATGGAAGTGGCAAAGATCCGGGATTCCTTCCCCATGCTGCAGGCAGCTGGCCCTGAGACAAAGTTGTGA